GGCAAATGATTGCGCAATATGTGGTGCATAATGAAACGCATAAAATATTAATGGTCTTACGTCCATATCAATATTATGCTGTTGAAGCGCTTATTGCAAAAGTTTCTGAAATTGGTCACACTAAGCGCAGTCCAAGTGCTGGTAACGACAACGGTTACATTTGGCACACTACAGGTTCTGGTAAAACCTTAACATCTTTTAAAGCAAGCCAGATTATTATGGACTTGCCTAACGTACACAAAGTTGTGTTTGTGGTAGACAGAAAGGATTTAGATTACCAAACCATGTTAGAGTTTAATAGCTTTAAAAAAGACAGTGTAGATGTTACAGACAATACACAATCTTTAGTTAGGCAGTTAACGGACGATTCTAAATTGGTATTAACTACCATACAAAAACTAAACAATGCGATTTCTAAAGCTAATTACGAAAAAAGCTTAACGCATTTACAAGATAAAAAAGTGGTCTTTATTTTTGACGAGTGTCATCGCAGTCAGTTTGGAGATACGCACAAAAAAATTACCGAATACTTTAAAAGTAGCCAACTGTTTGGGTTTACAGGAACACCAATTTTTAAAGGCAATGCGTCTAAAAACGATTTGGGAAAACGTACCACCAAAGATTTGTTTGGAGCATGTATGCATAAATACGTTATTACAGATGCTATAAAAGATCAAAATGTATTGCGTTTTGGAATTGAGTATGTTGGTAGATACAAGCAAAAAGGAAATACATTAATAGATATTGAAGTAGAAGATATTAATACTGCTGAGGTTTTTGCTGACGAAAAACGTTTAGAAAAGATTGCAGATTATATGATTGCGTATCACAATCAGAAAACCTTTAATAAGGACTATTCGGCTTTGTTTGCAGTGAGTAATATTGATACGCTAATTAAGTATTACGATATCTTCAAACGTAAGAAAGAAGCAGGCGAACACGATTTGCGTATTGCAACTATTTTTTCTTACGGAACAAATGAGGATGATGAAGATGCACAAGATTATATTCCTGGAGATCAATTACAGCAAGCAGCTGAGCCAACCGCTTTATATAAAACAAGTCATACCAGAGAAAAGTTAGATGAATATATTTCGGATTACAACCAAATGTATAATACTAGTTTTTCAACTAAAGATAGTCAACAGTTTGAAAACTATTTCAAAGACATTAGTAAGCGTTTAAAAGAGCGTGAAAAAACAACCTTTCAAGATAAAGACAGATTAGATATCGTGATTGTAGTAAACATGATGCTAACAGGTTTTGATGCCAAAAAAGTAAACACACTTTACGTTGATAAAAATTTAAAATATCATGGTTTAATACAAGCGTATTCTAGAACAAACAGGATTTTAGGTGAGCAGAAGTCGCAAGGAAACATATTGTGTTTTAGAAACCTTAAAAAGGCAACTGATGAAGCCATTACCTTATTCTCTAACAAAGATGCTATAGAAGATATTATTTTACCACCTTATGAGGCTATTGCAGAAAAGTTTGATGACGCTTTAAAAAATCTATTAGAGATTGTGCCAACGTTTCAAAGTGTAGACACATTGCCAACTGAAGCTGAAGAGTTACAATTTATAGAAGCTTTTAGACGATTATTGCGTGCTAAAAATGTATTAGAATCTTATACCGATTTTGATTGGGAAGATTTGGGTATTGACGAGCAAACGTTTGAAGATTACAAAAGTAAGTACCTAGATTTACACGATAAGGTTAAAAACGATAGCCAAAAGCATAAAACATCAATTCTTGATGATATCGATTTTGAGTTAGAGTTAATCCATCGCGACCAAATAAATGTAGCTTACATTTTACAACTCTTAGCTAAACTAAAACATTCTAAATCTGCAGATGCAAAAGCACAGAAAAAGGCAATTATAGATCTGTTGTCTGGAGACGTAGAGTTACGTAGTAAACGTGAATTGATAGAAAAATTTATTGAAGAAAATTTACCACATATTAGCGATGTAGATGCGATTCAGGATGAATTTGAACGTTTTTGGCACGAAGAAAAGGTGTTAGCACTTGCTAAATTATGCGAAGAAGAAAACTTAGATAAAGCCCAATTTAAAGCACTTATTGAAAGTTATACCTATAATGGAAGAGAACCTTTACGCGATGAAGTTTTTAAATGTTTAGACAGTAGACCAAGCATTTTAAAAGCAAGAGAAATAGGAGCGCGTATACTGGACAAAATGAAAGAGTTTGTTCAAGTGTTTGTTGAGGGGATGACTGGGTAGGGGGAATTCGTTTTGTTATATAGAATATAACAACATTATTTGAGCAAAAATAAATTGTTTAGTAATGAAACTATGCCGATGATACATCGAATACTATTTTGAAGAGATCGCTTTTTAAGAGGGCGTTTAGGTTGCTTTGATAGCAGTGTTATACGTTGGGATAAACTATACTTAAATTAAATAGAGATAAATAAAAAGTTAAAATATTTTAAAATAAAAAGAGCCTGTAATTCAGAAAATAAAGTATTTTTTAGGCCTTGATTAAAAGGAGGTTTTTTGATATTAAAAAATAATAATTATATAAAATAAAAAAACCTTGTGGGTAGTATAGAATTTAACTAATTTTAACGTTTTAATTCCCGCTATAATCAAAAATTATCTAAACCAAAATTTAACTAAACGTTTTAGTTATTTGTTAAAAAACAGCTTATTTTTTTCAATAAGTTGCATATGTATTTCTATTTCGGCACAAGACCTAACTCAAATTGGCAAAGCTAAATTGGTAACAGTATCTGGAGGTGTTGCCACAAATACCGTTTTTTATGAAGGGAGTGCACTACGAGACCCTCTTACTTATGTATTAAATGGTAATATAAATTTCAATATTAGTGGACTTTTTAATATTCCATTATCTTTTGCTTATTCAAATCAAGAATTTAATTATAGTCAACCATTTAAATTTAATAGATTAAGTATACATCCTTCTTATAAATGGGTTACAGCGCATATTGGAGATGTCGCGATGACGTTTTCTCCTTATACTTTAAGTGGGCATCAATTTTCTGGTGTTGGAGTAGATTTAACTCCAGAAGGTAAGTTTAAAATTAGTGCCATGTATGGACGGCTTATTAGACCTATTGAATTTAATATTGAAGAGCCTGATGCTGTTCCAGCGTATAAACGTTTGGGGTACGGGATTAAAACTAATTACGACTTTGATTCAAAAACAAAAGTGGGACTAACTATTTTCAATGCAAAGGATGTGGTTAACTCATTAAATAGCGAAATACCTATTGATGTTGGAGTAAGCCCTAAAGAAAATTTAGTCGTTAGTTTTGAAGGGGCAATTAAACCTATTGATGATCTAGAATTTAATGTAGAATATGCAATATCGGCAGTGACAGAAGATTTAAATAGTCCTAAACTTAATAGAGGTAAAGGGCCATTGTCTTTTGTATTTGACGAAAAACTATCTACTTCTTATTATAATGCTTTTAATGCCAATATAAAATACGTTATAGGTAATGGAGCTGTTGGCGTTGGATATGAGCGTATTGATCCGGATTATAAAACTTTTGGGGCTTATTTTTTTAATAATGATTTTGAAAACATAACCGTTAATGTTTCTCAGTCTTTATTGAATAATAAATTAAGTTTAAGTGTTAATGCTGGATTACAGAGTGATAATCTTGATAATACTAAAAAAAGTGATTTAAAAAGAATTGTAACAGCAGTTAATGCTAGTTTAACAGCATCAGATAAATTAACCATTTCTGGATCGTATTCTAATTTTCAAAGTTATACTAATATTCGCAGTCAGTTTGATTATATTAATGCGATAACGGAATACGATAATATAGACGACCTTAATTTTAAACAATTATCTCAAAATGCTAATATGTCTATTGGGTATGTGTTGTCTAAAAAAGAAACAAAGTCTCAAAATATTAATTTTAATGTATCTTTTCAAGATACAAAAGATATTCAAGAGGCGTTTTTATCCGGAATTGAAAGTACGGTCAACAACTCACAATTTTATAATTCTGCCTTAGCATATACCTTATCTTTTCCTGAAAGTACATTAAGTATCTCAACAGCTTTTAATGCGACCCTTAATAAGTTGCAGGAGGCTAACGCTATAGCCTTGGGGCCAACGTTAATTTTAGGAAAGCAGTTTTTTGATAAAACCGTTAAAACGTCTCTTTCTAGCTCGTATAACACGTCTTCTTCCGATGGAGTAAAACAGAATAGTGTTTTAAATTTTAGATTAAATACAGGCTATCAGTTATATGAAAAGCATCAATTTAATTTAAGTGCACTGACATTACTTAGAAATACACCAACAGCTAATAATTCAGATTTTACAGTAACACTGGGGTATAATTATAGTTTTTCGTCTTCAGGGAAAAAAGCATCTAAAAAAAGAGAGCAAGTTCCTGGAGGGCATACCGCAGCAGTTAATACAGAAAAGTCTTTTATGAAAATTCGCTATCGTAAAGATATTTACGAAGGTGATGCGATAACTATACTTTCTCAAATAGATAAATTAAGGCATAAAAAGAATGTAAAGGATATGCCTAATTTTAAAAAAGCAGAAATTAATAAAATAAAAGAGGAAGTCTTATTATTACAATCGGAAGATGTAGCGATTACAAAAGATAAGGTTATCGATTATTTAGAAGCTATTTATAATTATATAGATTTTAAAGAGAATTATAATAATTTACTTTTTAAAGCGTCCTTAGCTTTAAAAAAGCAAGCAATGCAATTAGATTTAGATATAGAGAATAGTTTTGTCGATAAAAAGTTTGAAATAGAAAATCACAAATTTAAAGGACAATCCCCAGAAGCGATTCAGAATAAAACCGATGTAGCGTTTAATAGCTATACAGAAGTGTATACCAATTTTATTACTGCGCGCCAACGACTTATCGGACATCGTTGGATGCTTGAACAATTAGACAAGATTAAAATTAGTAAACAATTTGATAGAGAAATCCTATTCGCGGATTTTAAAACAAGTCAATTATCAGAAACATATAAATTATACAGTAATACAACAAATGAGTCTATAATAGTCGACTTTTTAATTAATGAGATGATATTATATTATCATGATATAGTAAAAGACAAACTAGATTCACCTAGCTTTATATTAAAATATATTAAAAAATCAGAGTAAGTAAACGTCTCAAATATGAACCTTCCATTGCTAATAGCTCAATACTAAAATGGAAGCACCATAAGAGCATTAAAAAATAATAAATAATCCACATGAAAAGAATAGTACTTATACTTACTTTTTTACTCATTGCCTTTCAGTCGATTGCGCAAACGTTTCCTGTGCAATTAACACCGCAAGTTACGCCGCCTTATCCTGTTTATATTTCAGAATATGCAAATACTAATAGCTTACAAGACAAAGTAAAGCTACAAGTCATACTAAATGATCTTACGGTTAATGTTAACCAGATTCGTTTAAAATTATATATACAAGGGGAAGGGATTATAACCCAGAGTACGGATTTTGTGGTTGGTGCCGCACCTATTTTTTTAGAAGGTGGTATTCCATTACAAATAGGTGTTAATGAGTTAGCTCCCTATTTCGAGTTTCAAAATTTACAAGGTATTACACCAAACACCTATGGTAATGCTTTGCCAGAAGGGATTTATCAAATCTGTTTTGAAGTTTACGATAGTATGACCAATAATGTGCTATCTGCTAAAACCTGTAGCACTATTGTATTATTTCAAAATGAGCCACCATTATTAAACTTACCGTTTAACCAATCTATTATACAGGAACAAAATCCATTAAATATTGTTTTTCAATGGACGCCAAGACACATTAATGTTAGTAATGTGCAATATGAATTTAGCCTAGTAGAAATTTGGGATGATTATGTTGCGCCACAGGCTGCTTTTTTATCTACACCTCCTATTTTTCAAACTACTGTATCAGAAACGACGCTTATTTATGGACCGACATTTCCGCAATTAATAACAGGAAGAAAATACGCTTGGAATGTGCGTGCTTTTGCACTAGATGGAGCAGAAGAAATTGGCGTATTTACTAATCAAGGACACAGTGAGATTTTTTGGTTTACTTACCAAATACCTTGCGATACACCATTGTTTCCAGAAGTTGAAGATTTAAGTGATAACCATGTCAAATTAACTTGGCAAGGCAATAGTGAGCATATAGATTATACCATAAAATATAGAGAAAAAAATGCAGATTCAGATTGGTACCAATTAACAACGCCAAGAGAATACATTACTATAACTAGTTTAAATCTTCAGACTGCATACGAATATAAAATACAAGGTAATTGCGATTATGGCAGCTTTGGCGAAACTATAATTTATGAGTTTACAACACTTAGCGAAGAAGCCTCTGCTTATATTGGCTGTAATATAGAGCCAGATCCAGTAGATTTGTCTAATCAGGATATTTTACCTGAGCTGTTTGTTTATGACATTATAAAAGCAGGAGATTTCCCTATAGTTGTTACAGCAATAGATCAAGAAATGTCGCCTTTTTCGGGTAGTGGTTTTGTGGTAATACCATGGTTAGCGTTTACGCGTGCTAAAGTTGAGTTTAATAATATTCAGGTTAATACTGATATGCGACTTATTGCGGGTGAAGTTAAAACAACGTATGATGCGGATTGGGGAAGCATACAAAATTTAGATGGTGTTGTTGATGACGTATTTGGTGATAACGGTGCTATAACACAATATGATGCTAGTGGATTAGACATAAACCATGTGCAAGTTGGCGAAAATGGAAGTGTTGTTTTAGTAGATGAAAACAATGTAGAGCATACCATACAGGTCACCCTGCCTGTTATTATAACGGATACTAATGGTGACCAATGGTTGATAGATGAAGATGGTAATGATACTGCTTTAGGACCACAAGCAGAAGGAGGTATACCAACATCAAGTAATACTACAGGTATAGCATCCAATGGTTCTGTAAACCAAATATCTTCTCCAGATGTTAGTGTGGTTTTTGAAAAATCAGGGTTTTATAGTACAGATATTTATCCAGAAAATGTAAATAACTCTTCTTCTCTTTTAAATAAATATGAAACAATTCCGACTGCCAACGGCGGGATATATAAGGTGCTTTATAAAGCTATTTCTAATATAGCACAACATGATACAGATTTATTAAAAGCGACGGTAACTTTTTCTAACGGAAAAACTAAAGACGATATTATTTTTAAAACAACTGAAGGTACAGCTGTAGCTAACAGTTGGGATGGTAATACTGCAACCCTTACTTTAAATAAACAATTCAATTTTGCTAAAAGCGAAATGTTAGCAACAGTAAAACCAGAAGACTCTACGCAAAATTACACCATAGCTGGTAAAACTAACCTTTGGCATGTAAACCAACAATTTGTTAATGTAACGGTAGTCCCTTTAAATGGAGCTAGTTTTAGTGATGCAGATAAAGCAAGAATAAACGAGATATATAATCCAGCAGGTGTTAATTTTAACATTACCGTAGATCCAAAGTTAGCTATAGATCCTGCTATATGGAATTTAGAAAACACAACTCAGGAAATATTAGATATTGGCGACAGTAACTTATTGTCTAATTATACTGTTGAAGAACGGGCCATCTACAACTATTATAAAACACAACGAGGGGTACAAGAGCAAATGTACTATGTTTTTCTAGCAACAGATATTACGACTTCAAAGCTAGCAACAAATGGTTTTATGCCTTTAAAAGGCCAGTATGGTTTTGTTTTTAAACAAAATAATCAAGCAGAGGTAACAGCGCACGAACTAGGACATGGTGTTTTTGGTTTACAGCATTATGAGGAATCTGGTACCGAGGACTTCTTGATGTATAATACTTATCCATCTGGTACAGAGTTTACACATATGGATTGGCAAACGATGCACGCGTCTGGATTGCAGTTTTATATGTTTCAAGGAGATGAGGATGGGGCGAGTACCACTCTAAATGGAATACCAGATAGATTTAAAAATACAATTAATAATACCTTCACGTTTATGACTATTGATGGAAGTTATATAACATTACCCTCTAATGTTAGAAGATTATCATTTGTAAATAGTCTTGACAACTTAGAGGTGTTTTCTAAATTTCCAACAGGTGCACTACTAGGTTTTGAATTAAACAATATAAAATATATAGCACAAATAGAAACTCCAACTCCTTTTAGTGATTCGATACTTTTGGATGAATTTACTTTTAATTACTTAGGCTTTATAGATCAGGCAACAGGTGATGATTTTCCAATAGAGGATGATAATAAAGCATATTTTGGAAAAGTAATTACTTTAACACTAACTGAATTTTCCAAAAGGCTTGGAACAATTGAAATAAATGATTTGTTATGGGATAATCCAGTTTCAGTAAATATATTATCAAATTATTCTCGATTTAGTAAATTTTATACAAGTTTCCCATCTGATCATATTGATATATCATATAGTGAGGAATCAGTTTTTTCTCAAACCTTTCAGTTAAATGAACAAAAAATAGCAAATGTTTTAGGAGAAAATTTAAATTGGGGCTCTAATTATTTGATGGCTTCAAAATTTGCTACTTTAAATAGCGCATATCCACTAATGTTTAAAGTCGCATTTGCTAGATTATTTAGAACATTAGATGCAGACGGAGCTTCTTATTTATTGAAAAATAAAACAAATTCCCAGTTAATTACAAAATATGTAGAGATTATAAATTACATTAAATCACTTAATGATGATTGCGCTGCGTTTTTAGGTAATTTAACTGACGAAAGTTCAACTGATCAATTACAGTTATGTATTACAGGTCTTTCTGATAATGAAATAAAAGAATTATCAATTTCGAACAAATTAAAAGCGATAAGTCTATTAATTAATAATTGGACGGTAACTGAGGAGCAAGAAAATCAGCTTATTAGACTTATAGAGTTTACAGAACAACCAGATGTCGATGATTTACTTTTTGGTTTAAATAGTGTTTCAACAGTTGAAGGTGCGGATTATAATCTTTTAAGAAGATTAGTTTATAAAACAGATAATGATCATACTTATTTTCATGAAGATAATTTTAAGAAATTGATAAATGTTTTAGCTGAATTAACTGTTAAAAAATCATTAAATTTTAGAGAAGAGCTAGAAAACTTATTAGCAGATGAGTTGATTGAACGTAATATTAAATTTTATCACAAATCTTTTTGGGATACTGCCATGGCTGATTATATAGTAGCTTGGAATTTTTTAAATGGTGAAGACATTTTTGTATATAATACCATAGTAAAATGGAAAACAGATTCTCAAACTAATGCCGATATTACAGTTTATACTGATAGGTATGCGGGTTCTGATATTTTAGATACTACTGATCCTATCGTATTAACCCCTTATTCACCAATATATTTTACTAATAAATCAGGATTAAGTATGTTAAGTGACTTTAATAATGATTTACCTGTTTTAAGTCCGGCAATTTTAGCCTTGTATGCAAGTGAAGTTGGTTATACTCAAGTAATAGTTGATGGTATACAGGCTACCGTTGACGCTGCTAGTTTAGCTTCAGGCTTTGGTGCACTTATAAAAGGTCCTAGTATTGCTAGGAAAACGTTTATAATTGCTGATATGATTGGCTCTGGTGTTAGTATAACTACAGGAGTTGTTGGTTATACTAATTTAAGTACAGAGGGGAAAGCATTTGTTGACGCCTTAAATGTTTTAACATTAACAGTAGCAATAACTGATGGTTTAAATACAACTAGTCTTAAAAATATTTTTGGAAAAGTAAAAACTCTTGATACTGCATTACCAGATAAGTCTGATGTAGATGATTTTTTAAATACTTTAATTGCTGCGGAAGGTAAATTAAATGGAGTTGATCCTAATAAGATAAAGGAATCAAAAGTATGGCTTATTCATTTAGAAGCAGAATTAGCATTAAATAATATTAATGATCTTGAGAATAAGATAGTTAAGGCGAAAAGGATATTAAGTACAGGGAGGCGATCTATCCTTATTGGAAAACTTGATAATTTCACAAGTTTAAAAACTTGGGTTGGTGAGTTAGATGATGTTGCTGATGTAGCCTTGATATCTAAACTTAATGATTTTGTTGATAACTCTAATTCTGTTTTAGGAAAATTGAATACCTATTTAAGAGACGCACCATTACATATATCTATAGATGAGGTTATTAAATTTAAACAAGCGTTAAAACAAACTAGGGGAATTGAATCTTTTAAGTTAATTGATGAATCTATAGGAGTTACAGGTAATATTTCAAAGTTTGCCTACGATAGTAACACGATAAATAAAGTATCAGAAATATCAGAATCTTCTTCTAATTTTAGACAAGCTTTTGGTGGAAATTGGGAAGATGAATTAACCCAAATATTAAAAGGTAATAGCAATGCAAAGTGTTTAACTTGTGGAAACATAAACACTACTAATACAATGTTAAAACGTTTACCATCTATGGATGAAATGTTAGAAAATCTTGAATATGTTTCTCAATTTCATAATAAAGACGGTATTGAATCTGTTTTTACTGCTATTAAAGGGAAGCCTTTAGATATTGCTAATTCTTATGCAGTAAATAATAGAGATGGTATTAATCATATGATTAGATATATGAAAAATAATCAAGATGAATTTACTAACTTAACTAGGTTTGAATTTAAATACTCAGATGAGTTTAATAACAGAGCAGATGTTTTGGTTGGGGATATAAAATATGAATTTAAAAGTTGGACATTTGGTACTAGTCATTGGACAAGTTTTTTTAATCCTACAGGTGATTTAAATGTTCAATTAAAAAGATATATAGAAAACACAACCGAATTAGAAAACCTAAAATATATTTTCAACGGAAACAAAGTCAATTCTAGTCAAATAAAAACAGCTTTTAAAAGTATGATGTACGATAACGCTACACAAAATTTAACAGAAAGAGGAACGGAGGTATTTTATACTATTTGGGATAATACTAGTTTAAGAAATGATTTATTTGATTTATCTGAAACCGCAGGGAAAGTACCAATACAACAATTTAAAGATATAGTTTCAGATCCATCGAATAGATTTTATAAATTTATAAAAGTAGAGTAGAATGTTTGAATTTAAAGATAAAATTAGGAACGTTAAAGAAGTAAGTTTTTTGAATAATGAATTATGTTTTATAGAGAATAATAAGTTAATAATAGGGGGTGTTTTACTTGATGTTTCTCCGATGTTATATAAAATTGATTCATTAAATAACATATGGATAAAAGATAATTTGTGGGAAAATTATCGATTTGATTTTATAACTAAAAGTCTTATAAAGTTAAATTTCAATATTAGTTTAAATTCAGATATTACTGAATATATCATTATTTTTAAAGATAAAAAAAGTAGATGTTTGTCTGTAAGAGATAATAGAGAAATAATAACTTTTAACGGAATTGATAAAATTAAAAATTATTTTTCATTTCAAAATTATTTATTTATCAATCATATAAATTATCTTCAGAGCTATATTCTTCCAAACGTTAATTCAAAATGGCAATTCTCTTTCGATAATATAGGTACGTATCAGTTTCAAGGCCAAACAAAGGTTTATGAAGTTAAATCGTTTGTTGGGGTAGATAACAATGTGTTAATTTTAATGCTAAGTAATTGCAGAATAATTAGTTTAGATATAAATACAGGAGCATTACAATACGACATTAAATTGGCGGAAATTTATGGTAAAGATTCTGGTAATTTTATCGATGTACACAATACGCTACATTTAGATATAAAAAATAATCGTTTACTGTTTTTAAGTAACCAGACTTTAGTACATATAAATCTTTCAAATTTTAGTCATACTTTAATAAAAGAATACCAACACGAAACTAAGGAGAAACAATGGCGTTTTATGAAAAACACCTTAGCAGAAGATGGATTACTTTATTTTACTGCAGATTATGCTTGGCAATATGTAACACCAAGCTATATAGGAGTTATGAATCCTAATACAGGAGATGTGTTATGGAGTCAACAGCTAGAGAAAACAGGAGGTATAAATGAACCACCACAAATAAGGGGCACAAAACTTTATATAAGAACGGTAACAAAAGATTTATACATTTTTGAGAAGCAAGATAAAAATATTTAAATAATTTTAATCTCCACTATCGCCCGTTTGTAACGAGTGCCGAACAGAGTAAGTAAACAAAAATAGAGCAAAAAGTTAAGGTGAAAATAAATTTATTTCATGAGCAGAAAATACAAATTTCATAATAAGGAGGGATTATGTTTTGTGTCTTTTGCTACGGTAAACTGGACAGCTATTTTTACAGGTCAAAATTATTATACTTTTTTAGAAGAAAGTATAAACTATTGTAGGTTTGAGATTAAGAGGAGAAAGCATCTGCCTGCTAGCGCCCGTTTGTAACAAGTGTCGAACAGAGGAAAAAAAAATAATATAACAAAATATCAATTTTGGCAACATCACAATAAACCAATAGAATTATGGAGTACAAAAGTTATTCAACAAAAAAATAGATTATATCCACAACAACCCTGTAGAGCGTGGTTTTGTAACGCAACAAATGGATTGAAAATATTTAAGTACCAGAAACGCTGAAGATGAGACCAAACAGTTTTAGAAATAGATATATAATAACAAGTTTTTTATTTTGTTTGATGGCATAATCAAGAAGTTTATACAGGCAAAATAAAAAAAATGGAATCGATGATGTTGATAATATTGTGTTTTAAAAAAT
This portion of the Olleya sp. Bg11-27 genome encodes:
- a CDS encoding type I restriction endonuclease subunit R, which codes for MSKQSEAQLENNLIKQLVSLGYQNVTIQDGDALVSNLKAQLEAFNKTSFSTKEFDTILNHLAKGNVFEKAKTLRDRFNITRENGDSFYVRFFNKEDWTSNLFQVTNQITQEGTYKNRYDVTLLVNGLPLVQIELKRRGLEIKEAFNQINRYQRHSFWSNHGLFQYVQLFVISNGVNTKYLANNKLQSVKQTFFWADVNNKNITDLTAFASSFLNPNHLGQMIAQYVVHNETHKILMVLRPYQYYAVEALIAKVSEIGHTKRSPSAGNDNGYIWHTTGSGKTLTSFKASQIIMDLPNVHKVVFVVDRKDLDYQTMLEFNSFKKDSVDVTDNTQSLVRQLTDDSKLVLTTIQKLNNAISKANYEKSLTHLQDKKVVFIFDECHRSQFGDTHKKITEYFKSSQLFGFTGTPIFKGNASKNDLGKRTTKDLFGACMHKYVITDAIKDQNVLRFGIEYVGRYKQKGNTLIDIEVEDINTAEVFADEKRLEKIADYMIAYHNQKTFNKDYSALFAVSNIDTLIKYYDIFKRKKEAGEHDLRIATIFSYGTNEDDEDAQDYIPGDQLQQAAEPTALYKTSHTREKLDEYISDYNQMYNTSFSTKDSQQFENYFKDISKRLKEREKTTFQDKDRLDIVIVVNMMLTGFDAKKVNTLYVDKNLKYHGLIQAYSRTNRILGEQKSQGNILCFRNLKKATDEAITLFSNKDAIEDIILPPYEAIAEKFDDALKNLLEIVPTFQSVDTLPTEAEELQFIEAFRRLLRAKNVLESYTDFDWEDLGIDEQTFEDYKSKYLDLHDKVKNDSQKHKTSILDDIDFELELIHRDQINVAYILQLLAKLKHSKSADAKAQKKAIIDLLSGDVELRSKRELIEKFIEENLPHISDVDAIQDEFERFWHEEKVLALAKLCEEENLDKAQFKALIESYTYNGREPLRDEVFKCLDSRPSILKAREIGARILDKMKEFVQVFVEGMTG
- a CDS encoding fibronectin type III domain-containing protein; this translates as MKRIVLILTFLLIAFQSIAQTFPVQLTPQVTPPYPVYISEYANTNSLQDKVKLQVILNDLTVNVNQIRLKLYIQGEGIITQSTDFVVGAAPIFLEGGIPLQIGVNELAPYFEFQNLQGITPNTYGNALPEGIYQICFEVYDSMTNNVLSAKTCSTIVLFQNEPPLLNLPFNQSIIQEQNPLNIVFQWTPRHINVSNVQYEFSLVEIWDDYVAPQAAFLSTPPIFQTTVSETTLIYGPTFPQLITGRKYAWNVRAFALDGAEEIGVFTNQGHSEIFWFTYQIPCDTPLFPEVEDLSDNHVKLTWQGNSEHIDYTIKYREKNADSDWYQLTTPREYITITSLNLQTAYEYKIQGNCDYGSFGETIIYEFTTLSEEASAYIGCNIEPDPVDLSNQDILPELFVYDIIKAGDFPIVVTAIDQEMSPFSGSGFVVIPWLAFTRAKVEFNNIQVNTDMRLIAGEVKTTYDADWGSIQNLDGVVDDVFGDNGAITQYDASGLDINHVQVGENGSVVLVDENNVEHTIQVTLPVIITDTNGDQWLIDEDGNDTALGPQAEGGIPTSSNTTGIASNGSVNQISSPDVSVVFEKSGFYSTDIYPENVNNSSSLLNKYETIPTANGGIYKVLYKAISNIAQHDTDLLKATVTFSNGKTKDDIIFKTTEGTAVANSWDGNTATLTLNKQFNFAKSEMLATVKPEDSTQNYTIAGKTNLWHVNQQFVNVTVVPLNGASFSDADKARINEIYNPAGVNFNITVDPKLAIDPAIWNLENTTQEILDIGDSNLLSNYTVEERAIYNYYKTQRGVQEQMYYVFLATDITTSKLATNGFMPLKGQYGFVFKQNNQAEVTAHELGHGVFGLQHYEESGTEDFLMYNTYPSGTEFTHMDWQTMHASGLQFYMFQGDEDGASTTLNGIPDRFKNTINNTFTFMTIDGSYITLPSNVRRLSFVNSLDNLEVFSKFPTGALLGFELNNIKYIAQIETPTPFSDSILLDEFTFNYLGFIDQATGDDFPIEDDNKAYFGKVITLTLTEFSKRLGTIEINDLLWDNPVSVNILSNYSRFSKFYTSFPSDHIDISYSEESVFSQTFQLNEQKIANVLGENLNWGSNYLMASKFATLNSAYPLMFKVAFARLFRTLDADGASYLLKNKTNSQLITKYVEIINYIKSLNDDCAAFLGNLTDESSTDQLQLCITGLSDNEIKELSISNKLKAISLLINNWTVTEEQENQLIRLIEFTEQPDVDDLLFGLNSVSTVEGADYNLLRRLVYKTDNDHTYFHEDNFKKLINVLAELTVKKSLNFREELENLLADELIERNIKFYHKSFWDTAMADYIVAWNFLNGEDIFVYNTIVKWKTDSQTNADITVYTDRYAGSDILDTTDPIVLTPYSPIYFTNKSGLSMLSDFNNDLPVLSPAILALYASEVGYTQVIVDGIQATVDAASLASGFGALIKGPSIARKTFIIADMIGSGVSITTGVVGYTNLSTEGKAFVDALNVLTLTVAITDGLNTTSLKNIFGKVKTLDTALPDKSDVDDFLNTLIAAEGKLNGVDPNKIKESKVWLIHLEAELALNNINDLENKIVKAKRILSTGRRSILIGKLDNFTSLKTWVGELDDVADVALISKLNDFVDNSNSVLGKLNTYLRDAPLHISIDEVIKFKQALKQTRGIESFKLIDESIGVTGNISKFAYDSNTINKVSEISESSSNFRQAFGGNWEDELTQILKGNSNAKCLTCGNINTTNTMLKRLPSMDEMLENLEYVSQFHNKDGIESVFTAIKGKPLDIANSYAVNNRDGINHMIRYMKNNQDEFTNLTRFEFKYSDEFNNRADVLVGDIKYEFKSWTFGTSHWTSFFNPTGDLNVQLKRYIENTTELENLKYIFNGNKVNSSQIKTAFKSMMYDNATQNLTERGTEVFYTIWDNTSLRNDLFDLSETAGKVPIQQFKDIVSDPSNRFYKFIKVE